In one window of Acanthopagrus latus isolate v.2019 chromosome 15, fAcaLat1.1, whole genome shotgun sequence DNA:
- the plekha3 gene encoding pleckstrin homology domain-containing family A member 3 — MEGILYKWTNYMTGWQPRWFVLENGVISYYDSEDDVSKGSKGSIKMSVCDIKVHPTDLTRLELIIPGEQHFYVRAVNAAERQRWLVALGSSKAGTLDSHKHKGPDCLKTKMSELRLYCDLLVQQVQTIQSQHTDDSEAPPTSEASLLSATCATFIRTLEECMTLANQSLTPDLRPPERMKRSISHPGTYSFDRSGVLKEYMSAGQRSTQRRNRTCSDSSVYDTERVLPGLNGDSSSIPEERGGVVSPKTTPTDTDTDLSI, encoded by the exons ATGGAGGGGATTCTGTACAAGTGGACGAATTACATGACAG gCTGGCAGCCGCGCTGGTTCGTCCTGGAGAACGGAGTCATCTCTTATTATGACAGCGAGGACGACGTCAGCAAAGGAAGCAAAGGATCTATCAAGATGTCCGTGTGTGACATCAAAG TTCACCCGACAGATCTAACACGTCTGGAGTTGATAATCCCCGGCGAGCAGCATTTCTACGTTCGAGCGGTGAacgctgcagagagacagaggtggcTGGTGGCGTTGGGCTCGTCCAAAGCTGGAACTCTGgacagccacaaacacaaag GTCCAGACTGTCTGAAGACAAAGATGTCTGAGCTCCGTCTGTACTGTGACCTCCTCGTCCAGCAGGTCCAAACCATCCAATCACAGCACACTGACGACTCAGAGGCCCCGCCCACCTCAGAG GCTTCTCTCCTCAGTGCAACCTGTGCGACCTTCATCAGGACTTTAGAGGAGTGTATGACGCTGGCCAACCAGAGTCTGACCCCCGACCTCCGACCTCCTGAAAGG ATGAAGAGGTCGATCAGTCACCCTGGAACATACAGCTTTGACAG GTCCGGAGTGCTGAAGGAGTACATGAGTGCAGGTCAAAGGTCGACTCAGCGCAGGAACCGGACCTGCTCCGACAGCTCTGTTTATGACACCGAAC gtgtGCTGCCCGGCCTCAACGGTGACTCGTCCTCCATtcctgaagagagaggaggcgtCGTGAGCCCAAAGACAACACCCACTGACACAGACACGGACCTGTCCATCTGA
- the LOC119033890 gene encoding NLR family CARD domain-containing protein 3-like isoform X2: MNQCEEHDGWTKAQSPEQQHPPDSPAPESDHSCVTVMSDVSMEPPLAFRKSDAGRCLCAGVSSAMNQCEQTPSKSTLCGEHDGWTKAQSPEQQHPPDSPAPESDHSSVTVMSDVSMEHPLAFRISDAGRVNKEDSEVQHQTHLDSILTTLEENIVTFVKSELKKIKSVLNPDYPECLESQREDKEVLDAEDEEQKSKSREAFLKIALHFLKSMKQEELADCLQSRYPVPVCFQRKLKSSLKEKFQCVYEGIAKAGNPTLLNQIYTELYITEGGTAEVNKQNEVRQIETASRKPDRTETTIRHEDIFKPSPGRGQQIRTVMTKGVAGIGKTVLTQKFTLDWAEDKANQNIQFTFPFTFRELNVLKGKQYSLLELVHHFFSETKEAGMCRLEEFQVVFIFDGLDECRLPLDFDHNQILTDVTESTSVDVLLTNLIRGKLLPSARLWITTRPAAANQIPPECVDMVTEVRGFTDQQKEAYFVKRFRDKKQASRIISHIKTSRSLHIMCYIPVFCWITATVLEDVLKTREGGELPKTLTKMYIHFLVVQSKRKNVKYARGALTDPHWKTDNRETIESLGKLAFEQLQKGNLIFYESDLTECGIDITEASLYSGVFTQIFIEESGLYQDKVFCFVHLSVQEFLAALHVHQAFINSGVNLLSEQAPSSPKYNSAEPHFYQSAVDKALQSLNGHLDLFLRFLLGLSLETNQKLLRGLLTQTGSSSQTGEETVQYIKKRISENLSAEKSINLFHCLNELNDCFLVEEIQQYLRSGSLSTEKLSPAQWSALVFILLSSEKDLDVFDLKKYSDSEEALLKLLPVVEASNKALLSGCNLSETSCEALSSVLSCESSCLRELDLSNNNLKDAGVKLLCAGLKSPHCTLERLRLSGCLITEEGCTSLALALKSNPSCLKELDLSYNHPGDSGVKLLSDGLKDPHWKLNILRVEPGGVQWLRAGLKKYSCELTIDINTINRKIKLSDDTREVINVEEEQSYPDHPDRFDWCQLLCTTALTGRCYWEAEWRGHVDISVSYRGINRRGIRYDCRFGRNDQSWSLECSVDGYHVWHNNAGTSSSSSSSSSSSSVSNRVAVYVDCPAGTLSFYRVSSDSLIHLHTYNTTFTEPLYPGFGFWAGWSGSVRLCSLSEESAEAK; this comes from the exons ATGAATCAGTGTGA GGAACATGACGGCTGGACCAAAGCTCAGAG CCCAGAACAGCAGCACCCACCTGACTCACCTGCACCTGAATCTGATCACAGCTGTGTGACCGTGATGAGCGACGTGTCGATGGAGCCTCCTCTAGCTTTTAGGAAATCTGACGCTGGAAG gtgtttgtgtgcaggtgtgtccTCAGCTATGAATCAGTGTGAGCAGACTCCCTCTAAATCCACTCTGTGTGGGGAACATGACGGCTGGACCAAAGCTCAGAG CCCAGAACAGCAGCACCCACCTGACTCACCTGCACCTGAATCTGATCACAGCTCTGTGACCGTGATGAGCGACGTGTCGATGGAGCATCCTCTAGCTTTTAGGATATCTGACGCTGGAAG AGTCAACAAGGAGGACTCAGAGGTTCAgcatcagacacacctggactcCATACTTACG ACGCTGGAGGAGAACATTGTCACTTTTGTGAAGAGCGAGCTGAAGAAGATCAAGAGTGTTCTGAATCCAGATTACCCAGAATGCTTagagagtcagagggaggatAAGGAGGTGTTGGACGCTGAAGATGAAGAGCAGAAGAGTAAGAGCAGAGAGGCATTTCTAAAGATCGCACTGCACTTCCTGAAGAGcatgaagcaggaggagctggctgactgtctgcagagca gatATCCTGTTCCAGTTTGTTTCCAGCGTAAACTTAAATCCAGCCTGAAGGAGAAGTtccagtgtgtgtatgagggaATCGCGAAAGCAGGAAACCCGACGCTTCTgaatcagatctacacagagctctacatcacagagggagggactgcagaggtcaataaacaaaatgaggtcagacagattgaaaccGCATCCAGGAAaccagacagaacagaaacaacaatcagACATGAAGACATCTTTAAACCCTCACCGGGAAGAGGTCAGCAAATCAGAACAGTGATGACGAAGGGAGTGGCTGGCATCGGGAAAACAGTCTTGAcgcagaagttcactctggactgggctgaagacaaagccaaccagaacatacagttcacatttccattcactttcagagagctgaatgtgctgaaagggaAACAGTACAGCTTGTTGGAACTTGTTCATCATTTCTTCAGTGAAACCAAAGAAGCAGGAATGTGCAGGCTTGAAGAGTTccaggttgtgttcatctttgacggtctggatgagtgtcgacttcctctggacttcgACCACAATcagatcctgactgatgttacaGAGTCCACCTCggtggatgtgctgctgacaaacctcatcagggggaaactgctcccctctgctcgcctctggataaccacacgacctgcagcagccaatcagatccctcctgagtgtgttgacatggtgacagaggtcagagggttcactgaccAACAGAAGGAGGCATACTTTGTGAAGAGATTCAGGGACAAGAagcaggccagcagaatcatctcccacatcaagacatcacgaagcctccacatcatgtgctacatcccagtcttctgctggatcactgctacagttctggaggatgtgttgaagaccagagagggaggagagctgcccaagaccctgactaagatgtacatccacttcctggtggttcagTCCAAACGGAAGAACGTGAAGTATGCCAGAGGAGCTCTGACGGATCCACACTGGAAAACAGACAACAGGGAAACGATTGAGTCTCTtggaaaactggcttttgagcagctgcagaaaggcAACTtgatcttctatgaatcagacctgacagagtgtGGCATCGATATCACAGAAGCCTCATTGtactcaggagtgttcacacagatctttaTAGAGGAGAGTGGGCTGTACCAGGACAAGGTATTCTGCTTCGTCCATCTGAGCGTACAGGAGTTcctggctgctcttcatgttCATCAGGCATTCATCAACTCTGGAGTCAATCTGCTGTCAGAACAAGCACCATCCTCCCCAAAATACAACTCTGCAGAACCACACTTCTATCAGAGTGCTGTGGACAAGGCTTTACAGAGTCTAAATGGACATCTGGACTtgttcctccgcttcctcctggGTCTGTCACTGGAGACCAATCAGAAACTCCTGCGAGGCCTGCTGACACAGACGGGTAGTAGTTCACAGACCGGTGAGGAAACTGTCCAGTACATCAAGAAGAGGATCAGTGAGAatctgtctgcagagaaaagcatcaatctgttccactgtctgaatgaactgaatgattGTTTTCTagtggaggagatccaacagtacCTGAGATCAGGAAGTCTCTCCACAGAGAAACTatctcctgctcagtggtcagctctggtcttcatcTTACTGTCCTCAGAAAAAGATCTGGacgtgtttgacctgaagaaatactcGGATTCAGAGGAGGCgcttctgaagctgctgccagTGGTCGAAGCCTCCAACAAAGCTCT actgagtggctgtaacctctcagagacaagctgtgaagctctgtcttCAGTTCTCAGCTGTGAGTCCTCTTGTCTGAGAGAGttggacctgagtaacaacaacctgaaggatgcaggagtgaagctgctgtgtgctggACTAAAGAGTCCACACTGTACACTGGAACGGCTCAG gctgtcaggctgtctgatcacagaggaaggctgtacttctctggcCTTAGCTCTGAAATCCAACCCATCCTGTCTGaaagagctggacctgagctacaatcatccaggagactcgggagtgaagctgctgtctgatggACTGAAGGATCCACACTGGAAACTGAACATTCTCAG gGTGGAGCCTGGTGGAGTCCAATGGTTGAGAGCAGGTCTGAAGAAAT ATTCCTGTGAACTCACAATCGacataaatacaataaacagaaaGATCAAACTGTCTGACGACACCAGGGAGGTGATCAACGTGGAGGAGGAACAGTCATATCCCGATCATCCGGACAGATTCGACTGGTGTCAGCTGCTGTGTACAACTGCTCTGactggtcgctgttactgggaggCAGAGTGGAGGGGACATGTTGATatatcagtgagttacagaggAATCAACAGGAGAGGAATCAGATATGACTGCAGGTTTGGAAGGAATGATCAGTCGTGGAGTCTGGAGTGCTCTGTGGACGGTTACCATGTCTGGCACAACAACGCAggaacatcctcctcctcctcctcctcctcctcctcctcctctgtctctaacagagtagcagtgtatgtggactgtcctgctggaactctgtccttctacagagtctcctctgactcactgatccacctccacacatACAACACCACGTTCACTGAACCTCTTTATCCTGGATTTGGGTTCTGGGCTGGCTGGTCTGGTTCAGTGCGTCTGTGTTCCCTGTCAGAGGAAAGTGCAGAAGCCAAGtga
- the LOC119033890 gene encoding NLR family CARD domain-containing protein 3-like isoform X1 has product MNQCEQTPSKSTLCGEHDGWTKAQSPEQQHPPDSPAPESDHSCVTVMSDVSMEPPLAFRKSDAGRCLCAGVSSAMNQCEQTPSKSTLCGEHDGWTKAQSPEQQHPPDSPAPESDHSSVTVMSDVSMEHPLAFRISDAGRVNKEDSEVQHQTHLDSILTTLEENIVTFVKSELKKIKSVLNPDYPECLESQREDKEVLDAEDEEQKSKSREAFLKIALHFLKSMKQEELADCLQSRYPVPVCFQRKLKSSLKEKFQCVYEGIAKAGNPTLLNQIYTELYITEGGTAEVNKQNEVRQIETASRKPDRTETTIRHEDIFKPSPGRGQQIRTVMTKGVAGIGKTVLTQKFTLDWAEDKANQNIQFTFPFTFRELNVLKGKQYSLLELVHHFFSETKEAGMCRLEEFQVVFIFDGLDECRLPLDFDHNQILTDVTESTSVDVLLTNLIRGKLLPSARLWITTRPAAANQIPPECVDMVTEVRGFTDQQKEAYFVKRFRDKKQASRIISHIKTSRSLHIMCYIPVFCWITATVLEDVLKTREGGELPKTLTKMYIHFLVVQSKRKNVKYARGALTDPHWKTDNRETIESLGKLAFEQLQKGNLIFYESDLTECGIDITEASLYSGVFTQIFIEESGLYQDKVFCFVHLSVQEFLAALHVHQAFINSGVNLLSEQAPSSPKYNSAEPHFYQSAVDKALQSLNGHLDLFLRFLLGLSLETNQKLLRGLLTQTGSSSQTGEETVQYIKKRISENLSAEKSINLFHCLNELNDCFLVEEIQQYLRSGSLSTEKLSPAQWSALVFILLSSEKDLDVFDLKKYSDSEEALLKLLPVVEASNKALLSGCNLSETSCEALSSVLSCESSCLRELDLSNNNLKDAGVKLLCAGLKSPHCTLERLRLSGCLITEEGCTSLALALKSNPSCLKELDLSYNHPGDSGVKLLSDGLKDPHWKLNILRVEPGGVQWLRAGLKKYSCELTIDINTINRKIKLSDDTREVINVEEEQSYPDHPDRFDWCQLLCTTALTGRCYWEAEWRGHVDISVSYRGINRRGIRYDCRFGRNDQSWSLECSVDGYHVWHNNAGTSSSSSSSSSSSSVSNRVAVYVDCPAGTLSFYRVSSDSLIHLHTYNTTFTEPLYPGFGFWAGWSGSVRLCSLSEESAEAK; this is encoded by the exons ATGAATCAGTGTGAGCAGACTCCCTCTAAATCCACTCTGTGTGGGGAACATGACGGCTGGACCAAAGCTCAGAG CCCAGAACAGCAGCACCCACCTGACTCACCTGCACCTGAATCTGATCACAGCTGTGTGACCGTGATGAGCGACGTGTCGATGGAGCCTCCTCTAGCTTTTAGGAAATCTGACGCTGGAAG gtgtttgtgtgcaggtgtgtccTCAGCTATGAATCAGTGTGAGCAGACTCCCTCTAAATCCACTCTGTGTGGGGAACATGACGGCTGGACCAAAGCTCAGAG CCCAGAACAGCAGCACCCACCTGACTCACCTGCACCTGAATCTGATCACAGCTCTGTGACCGTGATGAGCGACGTGTCGATGGAGCATCCTCTAGCTTTTAGGATATCTGACGCTGGAAG AGTCAACAAGGAGGACTCAGAGGTTCAgcatcagacacacctggactcCATACTTACG ACGCTGGAGGAGAACATTGTCACTTTTGTGAAGAGCGAGCTGAAGAAGATCAAGAGTGTTCTGAATCCAGATTACCCAGAATGCTTagagagtcagagggaggatAAGGAGGTGTTGGACGCTGAAGATGAAGAGCAGAAGAGTAAGAGCAGAGAGGCATTTCTAAAGATCGCACTGCACTTCCTGAAGAGcatgaagcaggaggagctggctgactgtctgcagagca gatATCCTGTTCCAGTTTGTTTCCAGCGTAAACTTAAATCCAGCCTGAAGGAGAAGTtccagtgtgtgtatgagggaATCGCGAAAGCAGGAAACCCGACGCTTCTgaatcagatctacacagagctctacatcacagagggagggactgcagaggtcaataaacaaaatgaggtcagacagattgaaaccGCATCCAGGAAaccagacagaacagaaacaacaatcagACATGAAGACATCTTTAAACCCTCACCGGGAAGAGGTCAGCAAATCAGAACAGTGATGACGAAGGGAGTGGCTGGCATCGGGAAAACAGTCTTGAcgcagaagttcactctggactgggctgaagacaaagccaaccagaacatacagttcacatttccattcactttcagagagctgaatgtgctgaaagggaAACAGTACAGCTTGTTGGAACTTGTTCATCATTTCTTCAGTGAAACCAAAGAAGCAGGAATGTGCAGGCTTGAAGAGTTccaggttgtgttcatctttgacggtctggatgagtgtcgacttcctctggacttcgACCACAATcagatcctgactgatgttacaGAGTCCACCTCggtggatgtgctgctgacaaacctcatcagggggaaactgctcccctctgctcgcctctggataaccacacgacctgcagcagccaatcagatccctcctgagtgtgttgacatggtgacagaggtcagagggttcactgaccAACAGAAGGAGGCATACTTTGTGAAGAGATTCAGGGACAAGAagcaggccagcagaatcatctcccacatcaagacatcacgaagcctccacatcatgtgctacatcccagtcttctgctggatcactgctacagttctggaggatgtgttgaagaccagagagggaggagagctgcccaagaccctgactaagatgtacatccacttcctggtggttcagTCCAAACGGAAGAACGTGAAGTATGCCAGAGGAGCTCTGACGGATCCACACTGGAAAACAGACAACAGGGAAACGATTGAGTCTCTtggaaaactggcttttgagcagctgcagaaaggcAACTtgatcttctatgaatcagacctgacagagtgtGGCATCGATATCACAGAAGCCTCATTGtactcaggagtgttcacacagatctttaTAGAGGAGAGTGGGCTGTACCAGGACAAGGTATTCTGCTTCGTCCATCTGAGCGTACAGGAGTTcctggctgctcttcatgttCATCAGGCATTCATCAACTCTGGAGTCAATCTGCTGTCAGAACAAGCACCATCCTCCCCAAAATACAACTCTGCAGAACCACACTTCTATCAGAGTGCTGTGGACAAGGCTTTACAGAGTCTAAATGGACATCTGGACTtgttcctccgcttcctcctggGTCTGTCACTGGAGACCAATCAGAAACTCCTGCGAGGCCTGCTGACACAGACGGGTAGTAGTTCACAGACCGGTGAGGAAACTGTCCAGTACATCAAGAAGAGGATCAGTGAGAatctgtctgcagagaaaagcatcaatctgttccactgtctgaatgaactgaatgattGTTTTCTagtggaggagatccaacagtacCTGAGATCAGGAAGTCTCTCCACAGAGAAACTatctcctgctcagtggtcagctctggtcttcatcTTACTGTCCTCAGAAAAAGATCTGGacgtgtttgacctgaagaaatactcGGATTCAGAGGAGGCgcttctgaagctgctgccagTGGTCGAAGCCTCCAACAAAGCTCT actgagtggctgtaacctctcagagacaagctgtgaagctctgtcttCAGTTCTCAGCTGTGAGTCCTCTTGTCTGAGAGAGttggacctgagtaacaacaacctgaaggatgcaggagtgaagctgctgtgtgctggACTAAAGAGTCCACACTGTACACTGGAACGGCTCAG gctgtcaggctgtctgatcacagaggaaggctgtacttctctggcCTTAGCTCTGAAATCCAACCCATCCTGTCTGaaagagctggacctgagctacaatcatccaggagactcgggagtgaagctgctgtctgatggACTGAAGGATCCACACTGGAAACTGAACATTCTCAG gGTGGAGCCTGGTGGAGTCCAATGGTTGAGAGCAGGTCTGAAGAAAT ATTCCTGTGAACTCACAATCGacataaatacaataaacagaaaGATCAAACTGTCTGACGACACCAGGGAGGTGATCAACGTGGAGGAGGAACAGTCATATCCCGATCATCCGGACAGATTCGACTGGTGTCAGCTGCTGTGTACAACTGCTCTGactggtcgctgttactgggaggCAGAGTGGAGGGGACATGTTGATatatcagtgagttacagaggAATCAACAGGAGAGGAATCAGATATGACTGCAGGTTTGGAAGGAATGATCAGTCGTGGAGTCTGGAGTGCTCTGTGGACGGTTACCATGTCTGGCACAACAACGCAggaacatcctcctcctcctcctcctcctcctcctcctcctctgtctctaacagagtagcagtgtatgtggactgtcctgctggaactctgtccttctacagagtctcctctgactcactgatccacctccacacatACAACACCACGTTCACTGAACCTCTTTATCCTGGATTTGGGTTCTGGGCTGGCTGGTCTGGTTCAGTGCGTCTGTGTTCCCTGTCAGAGGAAAGTGCAGAAGCCAAGtga
- the LOC119033891 gene encoding NLR family CARD domain-containing protein 3-like, with translation MNQCEQTPSKSTLCGEHDGWTKAQSPEQQHPPDSPAPESEHSCVTVMSDVSMEPPLAFRKSDAGRCLCAGVSSAMNQCEQTPSKSTLCGEHDGWTKAQSPEQQHPPDSPAPESEHSCVTVMSDVSMEPPLAFRISDAGRVDKEDSEVQHQTHLDSILTTLEENIVTFVKSELKKIKSVLNPDYPECLESQREDKEVLDAEDEEQKSKSREAFLKIALHFLKSMKQEELADCLQSRYPVPVCFQRKLKSSLKEKFQCVYEGIAKAGNPTLLNQIYTELYITEGGTTEVNKQNEVRQIETASRKPDRTETTIRHEDIFKPSPGRGQQIRTVMTKGVAGIGKTVLTQKFTLDWAEDKANQNIQFTFPFTFRELNVLKGKQYSLLELVHHFFSETKEAGMCRLEEFQVVFIFDGLDECRLPLDFDHNQILTDVTESTSVDVLLTNLIRGKLLPSARLWITTRPAAANQIPPECVDMVTEVRGFTDQQKEAYFVKRFRDKKQASRIISHIKTSRSLHIMCYIPVFCWITATVLEDVLKNKEGGELPKTLTKMYIHFLVVQSKRKNVKYARGALTDPHWKTDNRETIESLGKLAFEQLQKGNLIFYESDLTESGIDITEASLYSGVFTQIFIEESGLYQDKVFCFVHLSVQEFLAALHVHQAFINSGVNLLSEQAPSSPKYNSAEPHFYQSAVDKALQSLNGHLDLFLRFLLGLSLETNQKLLRGLLTQTGSSSQTGEETVQYIKKRISENLSAEKSINLFHCLNELNDCSLVEEIQQYLRSGSLSTEKLSPAQWSALVFILLSSEKDLDVFDLKKYSDSEEALLKLLPVVEASNKALLSGCNLSETSCEALSSVLSCESSCLRELDLSNNNLKDAGVKLLCAGLKSRHCTLETLRLSGCLITEEGCGFLASSLRANPSHPRELDLSYNHLGKSGVEILSAGLKDPKWNLDTLRVEPGGVEWLQPGLKKYFCELKLDTNTVNQKIELSDNNKLMSHVEEDQSYPDHPDRFDHWPQLLCSNGLTGRCYWEVEWSGRIHIAVTYRGISRKGNGHECLFGRNDQSWSLVCSDTIGYSVWHNNKSTYITTSAPSSGSDRVAVYMDHPGGTLSFYRVSSDSLILLHTSNTTFTEPLYPGFRFWSDRPGSSVALCSL, from the exons ATGAATCAGTGTGAGCAGACTCCCTCTAAATCCACTCTGTGTGGGGAACATGACGGCTGGACCAAAGCTCAGAG CCCAGAACAGCAGCACCCACCTGACTCACCTGCACCTGAATCTGAACACAGCTGTGTGACCGTGATGAGCGACGTGTCGATGGAGCCTCCTCTAGCTTTTAGGAAATCTGACGCTGGAAG gtgtttgtgtgcaggtgtgtccTCAGCTATGAATCAGTGTGAGCAGACTCCCTCTAAATCCACTCTGTGTGGGGAACATGACGGCTGGACCAAAGCTCAGAG CCCAGAACAGCAGCACCCACCTGACTCACCTGCACCTGAATCTGAACACAGCTGTGTGACCGTGATGAGCGACGTGTCGATGGAGCCTCCTCTAGCTTTTAGGATATCTGATGCTGGAAG AGTTGACAAGGAGGACTCAGAGGTTCAgcatcagacacacctggactcCATACTTACG ACGCTGGAGGAGAACATTGTCACTTTTGTGAAGAGCGAGCTGAAGAAGATCAAGAGTGTTCTGAATCCAGATTACCCAGAATGCTTagagagtcagagggaggatAAGGAGGTGTTGGACGCTGAAGATGAAGAGCAGAAGAGTAAGAGCAGAGAGGCATTTCTAAAGATCGCACTGCACTTCCTGAAGAGcatgaagcaggaggagctggctgactgtctgcagagca gatATCCTGTTCCAGTTTGTTTCCAGCGTAAACTTAAATCCAGCCTGAAGGAGAAGTtccagtgtgtgtatgagggaATCGCGAAAGCAGGAAACCCGACGCTTCTgaatcagatctacacagagctctacatcacagagggagggactaCAGAGgtcaataaacaaaatgaggtcagacagattgaaaccGCATCCAGGAAaccagacagaacagaaacaacaatcagACATGAAGACATCTTTAAACCCTCACCGGGAAGAGGTCAGCAAATCAGAACAGTGATGACGAAGGGAGTGGCTGGCATCGGGAAAACAGTCTTGACGCAGAAGTTtactctggactgggctgaagacaaagccaaccagaacatacagttcacatttccattcactttcagagagctgaatgtgctgaaagggaAACAGTACAGCTTGTTGGAACTTGTTCATCATTTCTTCAGTGAAACCAAAGAAGCAGGAATGTGCAGGCTTGAAGAGTTccaggttgtgttcatctttgacggtctggatgagtgtcgacttcctctggacttcgACCACAATcagatcctgactgatgttacaGAGTCCACCTCggtggatgtgctgctgacaaacctcatcagggggaaactgcttccctctgctcgcctctggataaccacacgacctgcagcagccaatcagatccctcctgagtgtgttgacatggtgacagaggtcagagggttcactgaccAACAGAAGGAGGCATACTTTGTGAAGAGATTCAGGGACAAGAagcaggccagcagaatcatctcccacatcaagacatcacgaagcctccacatcatgtgctacatcccagtcttctgctggatcactgctacagttctggaggatgtgttAAAGaacaaagagggaggagagctgcccaagaccctgactaagatgtacatccacttcctggtggttcagTCCAAACGGAAGAACGTGAAGTATGCCAGAGGAGCTCTGACGGATCCACACTGGAAAACAGACAACAGGGAAACAATTGAGTCTCTtggaaaactggcttttgagcagctgcagaaaggcAACTtgatcttctatgaatcagacctgacagagagTGGCATCGATATCACAGAAGCCTCATTGtactcaggagtgttcacacagatctttaTAGAGGAGAGTGGGCTGTACCAGgacaaggtgttctgcttcGTCCATCTGAGCGTACAGGAGTTcctggctgctcttcatgttCATCAGGCATTCATCAACTCTGGAGTCAATCTGCTGTCAGAACAAGCACCATCCTCCCCAAAGTACAACTCTGCAGAACCACACTTCTATCAGAGTGCTGTGGACAAGGCTTTACAGAGTCTAAATGGAcacctggacttgttcctccgcttcctcctggGTCTGTCACTGGAGACCAATCAGAAACTCCTGCGAGGCCTGCTGACACAGACGGGTAGTAGTTCACAGACCGGTGAGGAAACTGTCCAGTACATCAAGAAGAGGATCAGTGAGAatctgtctgcagagaaaagcatcaatctgttccactgtctgaatgaactgaatgattgttctctagtggaggagatccaacagtacCTGAGATCAGGAAGTCTCTCCACAGAgaaactgtctcctgctcagtggtcagctctggtcttcatcTTACTGTCCTCAGAAAAAGATCTGGacgtgtttgacctgaagaaatactcGGATTCAGAGGAGGCgcttctgaagctgctgccagTGGTCGAAGCCTCCAACAAAGCTCT actgagtggctgtaacctctcagagacaagctgtgaagctctgtcttCAGTTCTCAGCTGTGAGTCCTCTTGTCTGAGAGAGttggacctgagtaacaacaacctgaaggatgcaggagtgaagctgctgtgtgctggACTAAAGAGTCGACACTGTACGctggaaactctcag gctgtcaggctgtctgatcacagaagAGGGCTGTGGTTTTCTTGCATCATCTCTGAGAGCAAACCCGTCTCATCcgagagagctggacctgagctacaatcatCTCGGAAAATCAGGAGTGGAGATACTCTCTGCTGGACTGAAGGATCCAAAATGGAACCTGGACACTCTCAG GGTGGAGCCTGGTGGAGTTGAATGGTTGCAACCAGGGCTGAAGAAGT ATTTCTGCGAACTCAAgctcgacacaaacacagtgaaccAAAAGATCGAACTGTCCGACAACAACAAGCTGATGTCCCATGTGGAGGAGGATCAGTCGTATCCCGATCATCCAGACAGATTTGACCACtggcctcagctgctgtgtagtaatggtctgactggtcgctgttactgggaggtggagtggagcgGCAGAATCCACATAGCGGTGACTTACAGAGGAATCAGCAGGAAAGGAAACGGACACGA